One segment of Haloplanus natans DSM 17983 DNA contains the following:
- a CDS encoding heavy metal translocating P-type ATPase, with the protein MMSCTLCDLPTPDPPVTDEAVDGRFCCRGCLEVARALDADDASAAAEVDGPGDVRAALGADDASAAAETGDTEAAFVAVNGMHCATCEAFLEARATDDEGVVEAEASYPSNLVRLVYDPDRLDEADLPSILDGAGYRARPVDADGEDDTTETIGRLIIGGFFGMMTMAWYVLFLYPTYLGLDVSLLDVTGIAGTYLLWNVWLMTSIVLGYTGYPILRGAYVSLRAGRPNMDLLVALAAGTAYVYSTATILLGGTEVYFDITTVVVIVVTLGGYYETRLKARAAGRLTELTESRVEVARRRTNEGEETVAVEDVAAGDELVVGTGDRVPVDGTVIEGTAAVDESLVTGESVPVRREVGDEVIGGGLVAEGGFVIEADDAATSTLDRLVTHLWNVRSSRSGVQRLADRIAAVFVPVVVLLAVAAFAVHLALGAAPTTAFLTGLTVLVVSCPCALGLATPLAVAAGVREALDSGVVITDGDVFERATEADIVAFDKTGTLTTGEMRLYDAVGDSEEPHSSKRRTQSAESDAIARAAAVETFADHPMGTAVTDAVDIPDFAVDDFEHHPGRGVSGRIAGDRVTVGRADLFQNCEIPDAYRERYDRAVDAGRIAAYVGWDGRVRGVLVAGDEPRPEWESVVSAVAAAVDRVVVITGDGEPAAARFRDHPDVDDTFAGVPPEAKAEVIDRLRAEGTTVMVGDGSNDAPALAAADLGISLSSGTRLAADAADAVVTTDDLTTVPAVFDLTAATKRRLHENLGWAFLYNVLAVPAAALGVLNPLVAAVAMATSSLLVVGNSARGLGTGERDAESSPTTASSPDGTPEPAATVADGGSEAR; encoded by the coding sequence ATGATGTCCTGTACGCTCTGTGACCTGCCGACGCCCGATCCGCCGGTCACGGACGAGGCCGTCGACGGGCGTTTCTGCTGTCGGGGCTGTCTGGAGGTGGCACGGGCCCTCGACGCCGACGACGCGTCGGCTGCCGCGGAGGTGGACGGCCCCGGCGACGTGCGGGCGGCCCTCGGCGCCGACGACGCGTCGGCCGCCGCCGAGACGGGGGACACCGAGGCGGCCTTCGTCGCCGTCAACGGGATGCACTGTGCGACCTGTGAGGCGTTTCTCGAAGCGCGGGCGACGGACGACGAGGGCGTCGTCGAGGCGGAGGCGTCGTACCCCTCGAACCTGGTTCGACTCGTCTACGACCCGGACCGCCTCGACGAGGCCGACCTCCCCTCGATTCTGGACGGCGCGGGCTACCGCGCCCGCCCCGTCGATGCCGACGGGGAGGACGACACCACCGAGACGATCGGTCGCCTGATCATCGGCGGCTTCTTCGGCATGATGACGATGGCGTGGTACGTCCTCTTTCTCTACCCGACCTACCTCGGCCTCGACGTGAGCCTCCTCGACGTGACGGGTATCGCGGGGACGTATCTCCTCTGGAACGTCTGGCTGATGACGAGTATCGTCCTCGGGTACACCGGCTACCCCATCCTCCGGGGGGCATACGTCAGCCTCCGGGCCGGCAGGCCGAACATGGACCTCCTGGTCGCGCTGGCGGCCGGCACCGCCTACGTCTACTCCACGGCGACGATCCTTCTCGGCGGGACGGAGGTCTACTTCGACATCACGACGGTGGTCGTCATCGTCGTGACGCTCGGCGGCTACTACGAGACGCGCCTGAAAGCGCGCGCGGCGGGGCGACTGACCGAACTCACCGAGAGCCGGGTCGAGGTGGCCCGACGGCGGACGAACGAGGGCGAGGAGACAGTCGCCGTCGAGGACGTGGCCGCGGGCGACGAACTCGTCGTCGGCACGGGCGACCGCGTGCCCGTCGACGGCACGGTGATCGAGGGGACTGCCGCGGTCGACGAGTCGCTCGTGACCGGCGAGTCGGTGCCCGTCCGGCGGGAGGTCGGTGACGAGGTGATCGGCGGCGGCCTCGTCGCCGAGGGCGGGTTCGTGATCGAAGCCGACGACGCCGCGACGAGTACGCTCGACCGCCTCGTCACCCACCTCTGGAACGTCCGGAGTTCGCGCTCGGGCGTCCAGCGCCTCGCCGACCGCATCGCGGCGGTGTTCGTCCCCGTCGTCGTCCTGCTGGCCGTGGCGGCCTTCGCCGTCCACCTCGCCCTCGGGGCGGCGCCGACGACGGCGTTTCTGACCGGGCTGACCGTCCTCGTCGTCTCCTGTCCCTGTGCGCTGGGGCTGGCGACGCCGCTCGCCGTCGCCGCGGGCGTCCGCGAGGCGCTCGATTCGGGAGTCGTCATCACCGACGGCGACGTGTTCGAGCGCGCGACCGAGGCCGACATCGTCGCCTTCGACAAGACGGGGACGCTGACGACGGGCGAGATGCGACTGTACGACGCGGTCGGTGACAGCGAGGAGCCACACTCCTCGAAGCGCCGGACGCAGTCCGCCGAAAGCGACGCCATCGCCCGCGCCGCCGCCGTCGAGACGTTCGCGGATCACCCGATGGGGACGGCGGTGACCGACGCGGTCGATATCCCCGACTTCGCCGTCGACGACTTCGAGCACCACCCCGGACGGGGCGTGAGCGGCCGTATCGCCGGCGACCGCGTAACCGTCGGCCGCGCCGATCTGTTCCAGAACTGTGAAATTCCCGACGCCTACCGCGAGCGCTACGACCGCGCCGTCGACGCCGGGCGTATCGCCGCCTACGTCGGCTGGGACGGCAGGGTCCGGGGAGTGCTCGTCGCCGGCGACGAACCCCGTCCGGAGTGGGAGTCGGTCGTCTCGGCCGTCGCGGCGGCGGTGGATCGCGTGGTCGTCATCACGGGCGACGGGGAGCCGGCGGCCGCCCGCTTCCGCGACCATCCCGACGTGGACGACACCTTCGCCGGCGTGCCTCCCGAGGCGAAAGCCGAGGTGATCGATCGACTCCGCGCGGAGGGGACGACGGTGATGGTCGGCGACGGGAGCAACGACGCCCCCGCGCTGGCGGCCGCCGACCTGGGCATCTCGCTTTCGAGCGGCACCCGCCTCGCCGCCGACGCCGCCGACGCCGTCGTCACGACGGACGACCTGACGACCGTTCCGGCCGTGTTCGACCTGACCGCGGCGACGAAGCGCCGTCTCCACGAGAACCTCGGGTGGGCGTTCCTCTACAACGTCCTCGCCGTGCCGGCGGCCGCACTCGGCGTTCTCAATCCCCTCGTCGCGGCCGTCGCGATGGCGACGAGCAGCCTGCTGGTGGTCGGGAACTCGGCGCGGGGGCTGGGGACGGGGGAGCGTGACGCGGAGTCGTCGCCCACGACGGCGTCATCCCCGGACGGGACGCCGGAGCCGGCTGCGACGGTCGCCGACGGTGGGTCCGAGGCGCGTTAA
- a CDS encoding sulfite exporter TauE/SafE family protein, with amino-acid sequence MLSLAGVSSVLPAVQGDVGLLVFLAIGVLGGAHCLGMCGPLVTLYANRMGADADRVRPIDVRQHLLFNAGRTASYALIGGLMGALGAVLFDAAAVAAVATDVRAITGIVAGGFIVLTGAGYVVRGSVGHGGSLPVVGDAFARLYGAVTARVDRWVGGPRIAALGALHGFLPCPLLYPAFLYAFAVGSPLRGALSLAVLGIGTVPTLLAYGTVFQSLDTGTRVGLHRVLGVAFVVLGYLPLAHGLMLVGIHIPHPMIPVYQPLG; translated from the coding sequence ATGCTGTCACTCGCCGGCGTGTCGAGCGTACTCCCCGCCGTACAGGGTGACGTTGGGCTGCTCGTCTTCCTCGCGATCGGGGTGCTCGGCGGCGCCCACTGTCTCGGAATGTGTGGGCCGCTCGTGACGCTGTACGCGAACCGGATGGGTGCCGACGCCGACCGCGTGCGCCCCATCGACGTTCGCCAGCATCTCCTCTTCAACGCCGGACGGACCGCCAGTTACGCGCTCATCGGCGGACTGATGGGGGCGCTCGGCGCCGTCCTCTTCGACGCCGCGGCCGTCGCCGCCGTCGCGACCGACGTGCGCGCCATCACGGGCATCGTGGCCGGCGGTTTCATCGTCCTCACCGGCGCGGGCTACGTCGTCCGGGGCTCGGTCGGACACGGCGGCTCGCTCCCGGTCGTCGGGGACGCGTTCGCACGGCTCTACGGCGCGGTCACGGCCCGCGTCGATCGGTGGGTCGGCGGCCCACGAATCGCCGCACTCGGCGCACTCCACGGCTTCTTGCCCTGTCCGTTGCTCTACCCCGCCTTCCTCTATGCGTTCGCCGTCGGCTCCCCGCTTCGCGGGGCGCTGTCGCTCGCCGTTCTCGGTATCGGCACCGTGCCGACGCTGCTCGCTTACGGTACCGTCTTCCAATCGCTCGATACGGGAACGCGGGTCGGGCTCCACCGGGTCCTCGGCGTCGCCTTCGTCGTCCTCGGCTACCTGCCGCTGGCGCACGGGCTGATGCTCGTCGGCATCCACATCCCCCACCCGATGATCCCCGTCTACCAACCGCTCGGATGA
- a CDS encoding halocyanin domain-containing protein, which translates to MNRDPDGGPRTLTRRAALRTAAGTVAAGVAGTGVAGTAAAQGGVDYGGWFGNATGGETGNFDGTVDRTGQDSVTVDVGAEGNGGPYAFGPAAVRVDPGTTITFEWVSNTHNILIESQPSGASWGGVEAIENSGFSHEHTFETEGIYKYYCQPHLALGMKGAIVVGGGGGGGSSSGGVAADYGDWFGNATGGETGNFDGTVDRTGRDSVTVDVGAEGNGGPYAFGPAAVRIDPGTTVTFEWVSDTHNVLIQEQPSGAGWSGHETIENSGFTYEHTFETEGVYKYYCQPHLALGMKGAIVVGAAPSGGGGGGGETPAGGGEAGGAGSSPALTLAFRLVGGAVAAALAVVLGVTAWVFINYDEFTTGGGTAGAVKSVAERTPAESVFESGVVRELGHDDFDPYGTATLIAIYVGLISLLWVFMYFVEFLGGGPTVIG; encoded by the coding sequence ATGAACCGGGACCCCGACGGTGGGCCACGGACGCTCACTCGACGGGCGGCACTCCGGACGGCTGCGGGGACCGTCGCCGCCGGCGTCGCCGGAACGGGCGTCGCCGGCACCGCCGCCGCCCAGGGCGGCGTCGACTACGGCGGCTGGTTCGGGAACGCCACCGGCGGCGAGACGGGGAACTTCGACGGCACCGTCGACCGGACCGGTCAGGACTCGGTGACGGTCGACGTCGGCGCCGAGGGCAACGGCGGGCCGTACGCGTTCGGTCCGGCTGCCGTCCGCGTCGATCCCGGTACGACGATAACCTTCGAGTGGGTGTCGAACACCCACAACATCCTGATCGAGAGCCAGCCGTCCGGCGCTAGCTGGGGCGGCGTCGAGGCCATCGAAAACTCCGGATTCAGCCACGAACACACCTTCGAGACCGAAGGCATCTACAAGTACTACTGTCAGCCACACCTCGCGCTCGGGATGAAAGGCGCCATCGTCGTCGGTGGCGGTGGTGGTGGCGGCAGCAGCAGTGGCGGCGTCGCCGCCGACTACGGCGACTGGTTCGGGAACGCCACCGGCGGCGAGACGGGGAACTTCGACGGCACCGTCGACCGGACCGGCCGGGATTCGGTGACGGTCGACGTCGGCGCCGAGGGCAACGGCGGCCCGTACGCGTTCGGGCCCGCCGCCGTTCGGATCGATCCCGGCACGACAGTCACGTTCGAGTGGGTCTCCGACACCCACAACGTCCTGATTCAGGAACAGCCGTCCGGCGCCGGCTGGAGCGGCCACGAGACGATAGAGAACTCCGGGTTCACCTACGAACACACGTTCGAAACCGAAGGCGTCTACAAGTACTACTGTCAGCCCCACCTCGCGCTCGGGATGAAAGGCGCCATCGTCGTCGGCGCGGCACCGTCCGGGGGCGGCGGTGGTGGTGGTGAGACCCCTGCCGGCGGTGGTGAAGCCGGTGGTGCCGGGAGTTCGCCCGCTCTCACGCTCGCGTTCCGGCTGGTCGGCGGCGCCGTCGCGGCGGCGCTGGCCGTCGTCCTCGGCGTCACCGCGTGGGTGTTCATCAACTACGACGAGTTCACGACCGGCGGCGGAACGGCGGGCGCCGTCAAATCCGTCGCCGAACGGACGCCGGCCGAGTCGGTGTTCGAGTCGGGGGTCGTCCGCGAACTCGGCCACGACGACTTCGATCCGTACGGCACTGCGACGCTCATCGCTATTTACGTCGGTCTCATCAGCCTGCTGTGGGTGTTCATGTACTTCGTCGAGTTCCTCGGCGGCGGACCGACGGTGATCGGATAG
- a CDS encoding cytochrome c oxidase subunit II: MEIHRYEKIWTAAALLLIVGLIATVTYGALGPGVKMVDDSGGTVDPGSLGETEFADPGVTRTGENQYEVHVVARQFLFQPGTTSPIRVPANSKVTFYITSADVVHGFEVAGTNVNVMVVPGQVSEITVRFDEPAQYGIVCHEYCGAGHHTMAGQLVVVPEDEYDGGN, encoded by the coding sequence ATGGAAATTCACCGATACGAGAAGATCTGGACTGCCGCTGCACTGCTACTCATCGTCGGGCTTATCGCCACCGTGACCTACGGTGCGCTCGGCCCGGGTGTGAAGATGGTCGACGACTCCGGCGGGACGGTCGATCCCGGATCGCTCGGCGAGACCGAGTTCGCCGACCCCGGCGTGACACGGACCGGCGAGAACCAGTACGAGGTGCACGTGGTCGCCCGGCAGTTCCTCTTCCAGCCGGGCACTACCTCGCCGATCCGCGTCCCGGCGAACTCGAAGGTAACGTTCTACATCACCAGCGCCGACGTGGTCCACGGCTTCGAGGTCGCCGGCACCAACGTCAACGTGATGGTGGTCCCCGGACAGGTCAGCGAAATCACGGTCCGATTCGACGAGCCAGCACAGTACGGTATCGTCTGTCACGAGTACTGTGGCGCCGGCCACCACACGATGGCCGGACAGCTCGTCGTCGTCCCCGAAGACGAGTACGACGGAGGTAACTAG
- a CDS encoding b(o/a)3-type cytochrome-c oxidase subunit 1 produces MAYVDDFPTDARIVRWNMGVAFLALGVGGLFGMIQALHRTGIFRGFVSSADYYTVLTGHGVLLALVFTTFALAGLFTWGVTRSLDRPLPSPRFTMSWFVLMLVGAVLAAVTILGGLVPQMPLKADVLYTFYAPMQAHPLFYIGLVLFIVGSWLAGFDWFRTYWQWRGDNPDRRIPLQTFMVLTTMLMWYISSAGVAVEVLVFLLPWSLGLIESVDPLLTRTLFWYFGHPVVYFWLMPAYFIWYTVLPKLSGGRLFSDPLARVVFVLFLLLSTPVGFHHQYTDPGIPEGFKFIAMTNTMFLLLPSLLTAFTVVASIEHGARQRGGEGRLGWLRSLPWDEPAFAGCVLAGLMFAAGGFSGMINAGMNINYLVHNTLWVPGHFHLTVGTASALTFMAAGYWLFPQITGNRLRFRSLATVQPYVWFIGMTLMSNAMHRAGLAGVPRRTAEPQYDAVTFQGVVGGISEMRLQIAIGGTILFVGLVLFLVVIFGTWLAGSGSDSLRVNGTIPTPLSGPEHSPKILDNLKLWTAIAVVLIVLAYGLPLSALLADGLFAPGSPPIPV; encoded by the coding sequence ATGGCATACGTCGACGACTTTCCGACCGACGCACGCATCGTTCGCTGGAATATGGGGGTCGCCTTCCTCGCGCTCGGGGTCGGCGGCCTCTTCGGGATGATTCAGGCGCTCCACCGGACGGGCATCTTCCGCGGCTTCGTGAGCTCCGCCGATTACTACACGGTGCTTACGGGTCACGGCGTCCTGCTCGCCCTGGTGTTCACCACGTTCGCCCTCGCGGGCCTGTTCACCTGGGGCGTCACCCGGAGTCTCGACCGGCCGCTCCCGAGTCCACGCTTCACGATGTCGTGGTTCGTGCTGATGCTCGTGGGCGCCGTCCTCGCGGCCGTCACCATCCTCGGGGGTCTGGTCCCCCAGATGCCGCTGAAGGCCGACGTGCTCTATACGTTCTACGCCCCGATGCAGGCACACCCGCTTTTTTACATCGGGCTCGTGCTGTTTATCGTCGGGTCGTGGCTCGCCGGCTTCGACTGGTTCCGTACCTACTGGCAGTGGCGCGGTGACAACCCCGACCGGCGCATCCCGCTGCAGACGTTCATGGTCCTCACGACCATGCTGATGTGGTATATCTCCTCGGCCGGCGTCGCGGTGGAGGTCCTCGTGTTCCTCCTGCCGTGGTCGCTCGGCCTGATCGAGAGCGTCGACCCCCTGCTCACCCGGACGCTGTTCTGGTACTTCGGCCACCCGGTCGTCTACTTCTGGCTCATGCCGGCCTACTTCATCTGGTACACCGTTCTGCCGAAGCTCTCCGGTGGCCGCCTGTTCAGCGACCCGCTCGCCCGCGTCGTCTTCGTCCTCTTTCTCCTGCTTTCGACGCCGGTCGGCTTCCACCACCAGTACACCGACCCCGGCATCCCCGAGGGCTTCAAATTCATCGCGATGACGAACACGATGTTCCTCCTGTTGCCCAGCTTACTCACCGCCTTCACCGTCGTCGCCAGCATCGAACACGGCGCGCGACAGCGCGGCGGTGAAGGGCGTCTCGGCTGGCTCCGCTCGCTCCCCTGGGACGAACCCGCCTTCGCCGGCTGCGTGCTCGCCGGCCTCATGTTCGCCGCCGGCGGCTTCTCCGGCATGATCAACGCGGGCATGAACATCAACTACCTCGTCCACAACACGCTGTGGGTGCCGGGTCACTTCCACCTCACCGTCGGCACCGCCTCGGCCCTGACGTTCATGGCCGCCGGCTACTGGCTGTTCCCACAGATCACCGGCAACCGCCTGCGCTTTCGCTCGCTCGCGACCGTCCAGCCATACGTCTGGTTCATCGGCATGACGCTGATGTCGAACGCGATGCACCGGGCCGGCCTCGCGGGCGTCCCGCGCCGGACCGCCGAACCCCAGTACGACGCCGTGACGTTCCAGGGTGTCGTCGGCGGGATCAGCGAGATGCGTCTCCAAATCGCCATCGGCGGCACGATCCTCTTCGTGGGGCTCGTGCTCTTCCTCGTCGTCATCTTCGGCACGTGGCTCGCCGGCAGCGGCAGCGACTCCCTCCGGGTCAACGGGACGATCCCAACACCACTCTCCGGCCCCGAACACAGCCCGAAGATTCTCGACAACCTGAAGCTCTGGACGGCCATCGCCGTCGTGCTGATCGTGCTCGCCTACGGGCTGCCGCTGTCGGCGCTGCTCGCCGACGGCCTGTTCGCACCGGGTAGCCCGCCGATCCCCGTCTAA
- a CDS encoding PQQ-dependent sugar dehydrogenase, producing the protein MPTGVFGGVDETIQTLYLPPFVCGVVTRELHGDGAGRRTTTGRRRFLRLAAGGVLAGLAGCGGDKSGPGATRTPTEAVTPTAAPDRASVGADPVADGFTAPTDVAFPTGIDRAFVGDQPGQVYATDRPDGPVLDLSERVVDLRSGPDERGLLGLAPHPDFASNGRLFVRYSAPVRSSTPPGYSHTFVLSEFAVDPAADRAAAETERIVLEIPQPQPNHNAGSLAFDPEGSLFVGVGDGGGGGDVGRGHAEDWYERVRGGNGQDLTENLLGSILRLDVDGEPTRAPRGGGDPEGDGGYAVPDDNPLVGADGLDEQWAWGFRNPWRFSVDGDALLVADVGQVRYEEVSRVERGGNYGWNVHEGTSCFDPSAPAEGPAGCPSHTLAGGQLLDPVIEYPHPGVEDDPTATGIAVVGGYRYDGPIEAFDGRYVFADWRADGRLFLADPVDDGLWPISTLPIRGESVGSFVRAFGRDPDGRLYVLSSQRGGVAGSTGALHRFVA; encoded by the coding sequence ATGCCTACGGGGGTGTTCGGGGGCGTCGACGAGACGATCCAAACGCTCTACTTGCCACCCTTCGTATGCGGGGTCGTGACACGGGAACTTCACGGGGACGGCGCGGGGCGGCGGACGACCACCGGTCGCCGACGCTTCCTCCGACTGGCAGCCGGCGGGGTCCTCGCCGGACTCGCCGGCTGTGGAGGCGACAAGAGCGGGCCGGGTGCGACGCGGACGCCGACGGAGGCGGTGACGCCCACGGCCGCTCCCGACCGCGCCAGCGTCGGCGCCGACCCCGTCGCCGACGGCTTCACCGCCCCGACCGACGTGGCCTTTCCGACGGGCATCGACCGCGCGTTCGTCGGCGACCAGCCGGGGCAGGTGTACGCGACGGACCGCCCCGACGGGCCCGTTCTCGACCTCTCGGAGCGCGTCGTCGACCTCCGATCCGGGCCCGACGAGCGGGGGCTCCTCGGCCTCGCCCCACACCCCGACTTCGCGTCCAACGGCCGCCTGTTCGTCCGGTACAGCGCGCCCGTGCGCTCGTCGACGCCACCCGGCTACTCACACACGTTCGTCCTCTCCGAGTTCGCCGTCGATCCGGCCGCCGACCGCGCCGCCGCCGAAACCGAGCGGATCGTTCTGGAGATTCCCCAGCCCCAGCCCAACCACAACGCGGGGTCGCTCGCGTTCGACCCCGAGGGCTCCCTTTTCGTCGGCGTCGGCGACGGCGGCGGCGGCGGCGACGTGGGGCGTGGCCACGCCGAGGACTGGTACGAGCGGGTCCGCGGCGGCAACGGGCAGGATCTCACGGAGAATCTGCTGGGGAGTATCCTGCGACTCGACGTGGACGGCGAGCCGACCCGGGCGCCTCGGGGAGGCGGCGATCCCGAGGGGGACGGCGGCTACGCCGTCCCCGACGACAATCCGCTCGTCGGCGCGGACGGCCTCGACGAGCAGTGGGCGTGGGGATTCCGCAACCCCTGGCGGTTCTCGGTCGACGGGGATGCCCTCCTCGTCGCGGACGTGGGGCAGGTGCGGTACGAGGAGGTGAGCCGCGTCGAACGCGGCGGGAACTACGGCTGGAACGTCCACGAGGGGACGAGCTGTTTCGACCCGTCGGCGCCGGCCGAGGGCCCCGCGGGCTGTCCGAGCCACACGCTCGCCGGCGGTCAGTTGCTGGACCCGGTGATCGAGTACCCTCATCCGGGCGTGGAGGACGACCCGACTGCGACGGGTATCGCCGTCGTCGGCGGCTACCGCTACGACGGCCCCATCGAGGCGTTCGACGGCCGGTACGTCTTCGCCGACTGGCGGGCCGACGGGCGGCTGTTTCTGGCCGACCCCGTCGACGACGGCCTCTGGCCGATTTCGACGCTCCCGATCCGCGGCGAGTCGGTCGGATCGTTCGTCCGCGCGTTCGGTCGCGACCCGGACGGCCGCCTCTACGTCCTGTCGAGCCAGCGGGGCGGGGTCGCGGGATCGACGGGTGCGCTCCATCGCTTCGTCGCGTAA
- the hemH gene encoding ferrochelatase, whose protein sequence is MTTGIVLLNFGEPPEPDRDVVVDYLERIFFANMDIEGEETTEAEARARSQELAKRRAPGLMEEYEAIGGSPLYDHATTQATMLADELERRGYDVNTYYGMQYTEPFITDAVGQAREDGVDHLVGLPIYPLCGPSTNVQSLDELDAALDEVGWDVPVDGLTGWHKHPAYTRLRIDNIREFLDENDLTLGDGTKLIFSAHGTPQYYLDEGSRYEQYVEEFCGVVAAALDAPDYALGYQNHENRDVEWTEPDVEEVIETIEADRVVVEPVSFMHEQSETLSELDVELREEAEAAGLEFYRVPIPYDDARFAGALADLVEPFVAGYDPSYAGLQQCLCRDTPGTMCLNAAHHDE, encoded by the coding sequence ATGACCACCGGAATCGTGTTACTCAACTTCGGCGAGCCGCCGGAGCCGGATCGTGACGTCGTCGTCGACTACCTCGAACGCATCTTCTTCGCCAACATGGACATCGAGGGCGAGGAGACAACCGAGGCGGAGGCGCGAGCGCGGTCACAGGAACTCGCCAAGCGCCGTGCCCCCGGCCTCATGGAGGAGTACGAGGCGATCGGCGGGTCGCCGCTGTACGACCACGCCACCACGCAGGCGACGATGCTCGCCGACGAACTGGAGCGTCGCGGCTACGACGTAAACACCTACTACGGGATGCAGTACACCGAGCCGTTCATCACGGACGCGGTGGGGCAAGCCCGTGAAGACGGCGTCGACCACTTGGTCGGCCTGCCGATCTACCCGCTCTGTGGCCCGTCGACCAACGTCCAGTCGCTGGACGAACTCGACGCGGCCCTCGACGAGGTCGGATGGGACGTTCCCGTCGACGGCCTGACGGGCTGGCACAAACATCCGGCGTACACCCGCCTCCGCATCGACAACATCCGCGAGTTCCTCGACGAGAACGACCTCACGCTCGGCGACGGCACGAAACTCATCTTCTCCGCGCACGGTACGCCCCAGTACTACCTCGACGAGGGGAGTCGGTACGAGCAGTACGTCGAGGAGTTCTGTGGCGTCGTCGCCGCGGCGCTCGACGCGCCGGACTACGCGCTCGGCTACCAGAACCACGAGAACCGCGACGTGGAGTGGACCGAACCCGACGTGGAGGAGGTCATCGAGACCATCGAGGCCGATCGGGTCGTCGTCGAACCGGTGAGCTTCATGCACGAACAGAGCGAGACGCTCTCGGAACTCGACGTGGAACTCCGGGAGGAGGCCGAGGCGGCGGGACTGGAGTTCTACCGCGTTCCCATCCCCTACGACGACGCACGCTTTGCCGGCGCGCTCGCGGACCTCGTGGAGCCGTTCGTCGCGGGCTACGACCCCTCCTACGCCGGCCTCCAGCAGTGTCTGTGCCGGGATACACCGGGAACGATGTGTCTGAACGCCGCCCACCACGACGAATGA
- the hemG gene encoding protoporphyrinogen oxidase, producing the protein MTVGIVGAGITGLALSHYLGKRGVDAVAFEASSDPGGVIRSERVDGRVLEHGPQRTRLTPEIEALIDDCGLGSALRTADTDLPLYVYVDGRLRRVPFSVEEFLSTDLLSVRGKLRLLAEPLTAGARDGETAADYFVRKFGPEAYRNLVEPLFGGIYGSDPAEMPGEYALQTIKKMERSGSLIRAAVNRRLEGTERQPPISFDEGMAQLPRALYEHNADRIELETGVDRIVPEGSGYRLETAARDRLVDHVVVTARADVAAGLLADVDADSARALRRLYYNPLAYVHVYSAADPDGYGYQVRHDEPLRTLGVTWNASLFDRDGVYTCFLGGMENPGLVDRSERELGRIATEEFEMVMGASAEVLNVTRHPRGIPAYDGSWTAMADVNLPDGITLASNYAGRMGVPARIREADRLAERFAGDGADADAAAPAEATG; encoded by the coding sequence ATGACGGTCGGCATCGTCGGCGCCGGCATCACGGGCCTCGCGCTCTCTCACTACCTCGGGAAGCGTGGGGTCGACGCCGTCGCCTTCGAGGCGTCGTCCGACCCCGGCGGCGTCATCAGGTCCGAACGGGTCGACGGCCGCGTCCTCGAACACGGCCCCCAGCGCACCCGGCTGACACCGGAGATCGAGGCGCTGATCGACGACTGCGGGCTGGGATCGGCCCTCCGAACCGCCGACACCGACCTGCCGCTGTACGTCTACGTCGACGGCCGCCTCCGACGGGTGCCCTTCTCGGTCGAGGAGTTCCTCTCGACCGACCTGCTCTCGGTGCGGGGGAAGCTCCGCCTGCTCGCGGAGCCGCTGACCGCGGGGGCCCGCGACGGCGAGACGGCCGCCGACTACTTCGTCCGGAAGTTCGGCCCCGAGGCGTACCGGAACCTCGTCGAACCGCTGTTCGGCGGTATCTACGGCTCCGACCCGGCGGAGATGCCGGGCGAGTACGCCTTGCAGACGATCAAGAAGATGGAGCGGTCGGGCAGTCTGATCCGGGCGGCGGTCAATCGTCGGCTTGAGGGCACGGAGCGCCAACCACCCATCTCGTTCGACGAGGGCATGGCCCAACTCCCGCGTGCGCTCTACGAACACAACGCCGACCGGATCGAACTGGAGACGGGAGTCGATCGAATCGTCCCCGAAGGGTCGGGTTACCGGCTGGAGACGGCCGCCCGGGACCGACTCGTCGACCACGTGGTCGTCACGGCGCGGGCGGACGTGGCCGCCGGCTTGCTGGCCGACGTGGACGCCGACAGCGCCCGCGCGCTCCGCCGTCTCTACTACAACCCGCTCGCGTACGTTCACGTCTACTCCGCGGCCGACCCGGACGGCTACGGCTATCAGGTGCGCCACGACGAACCGCTCCGCACCCTCGGCGTGACCTGGAACGCCAGCCTGTTCGACCGCGACGGCGTCTACACCTGCTTTCTCGGGGGCATGGAGAACCCGGGGCTCGTCGACCGCTCCGAGCGCGAACTCGGCCGGATAGCGACCGAGGAGTTCGAGATGGTGATGGGCGCGTCCGCGGAGGTGTTGAACGTCACCCGCCACCCGCGGGGCATCCCCGCCTACGACGGGTCGTGGACGGCGATGGCGGACGTGAATCTCCCCGACGGGATCACGCTGGCCTCGAACTACGCGGGCCGCATGGGCGTTCCGGCACGGATTCGCGAAGCGGACCGGCTGGCCGAGCGGTTCGCGGGCGACGGTGCGGACGCCGACGCCGCGGCCCCCGCCGAAGCTACCGGCTGA